ACCCTTAAAGAAACTGATTTTTAAACTAAATCCCACAAAGTCTAGGGGGTTATAAAGTTACACATACTCATAATGATTTAAAGACAAGCATATGATGAAATCCAACCACATCCAAAAAGTCAACGCACTAAAAAAGGCATAGATGGCAACCAAAGTCAAAAGGTTATGATCAATAAAAGAAGAGCAAAAGATGGAAAGTGAAAGGATGTGATGGTAGGAAGCACGAACCAAAAACATCGGAGATGAGAAGAACGGCGAGGTTGGAGTGAGAAGAGCCGGTGAGATAGGAATCAAGACCAGCAAACTTTTCAACATGGCCTATTCCTGCATTTGGGTTCAGGGTAGGAGGGTTTGAGCAGCACTCTGCACCTGCCatgttttttttctctctctattttCGTTTGATTGTGTTAAGTAGTAAACTAAGTAGTtcactatatatatgtatattgtCACCAACACCAACCAAAATCACCATTACTCCGTACCTAACACTACTAGTAGTAGATTATCAGCAGCAGTAGTAGTACGACAAAACACACTTGGTTTTTATCCATAGCACTTATAAATTGGTTGCTCCTCTCAACTTTCAACCATATATTTGATGAGTAAAATGACAAATAAgtcattttcaaaatttatattttagataaattaattttaaaaaatattaatacagttttttaatataataaatatagacatattatttttaaattaatttttataattaaaataaaagtctTAATTTAAACTaagttatttatatttattattttaaaaaattttattaatatttttttaaaaaaattaatttgtctaaaatataaatttttaaaaatttatttattatttttctctaaaaaaattttaaatttgcatGTGCGTTATTGTACGTGTACGGACTCCTTACCATTTAATTTCCATAAATGTTATTGGTTTTTTGAAAAGTCAGTTTTGCCAGTATCTTAAATTCTCGATATTGCCGACCTCGGAAAACTATTTCAATAATAATTTGGGTAAATGTGAAATTTGGCCAGGTTTTTTGTTTGTTAGTCAGTAAATTGGATAACTTTCGATTTTAAGTACCTCAATAAATtagataatttttaattttaagtacACAATATATTCACACATTCTTTATTCACttatcatattttttctttgattgtaACCGATAGAATTTGAACCTGCAATTTTTGAAGTGAGGAAGAGGAAATATGCCTAACCGAAGCTAATTTACAGTGGAAAAAAAATGGGAGAAGAAAATGGACATGACTTGGGCCAATTTTTGCAGTGTATGAATCAGTTCACATCAGGTGGCTTTTGCAAGAGAGTTTAGGGACACAAGTTTAGGGTTGCTGCCCGTactatgattaaaaaaaaaggttgAAGAGATACATTTCAGGAAAGTAAAATTTATAAGAACAGAACACTGAAATAAGAATACAGaaatataaaatcataaaatgagacataaataaaaatgttgtgtttaaaaatatttaattaatatattttatatttatcttaataaaaagaacataaatatgataaataacttatcttttttattatttttattaattttttataattatatattttttattattattatattttatttctcaaaaattttaaataaaaaaataaaaataaattagatttttataatttattttattttattatcaaatagaatataaaaatactaaattttatgTTTCTGTTCTTTATGTCTTGTTTTAGTGTCTTTGTCAATGCAACCTTAAGTAGCATTTGTTTTGAGTTACTGAGACAGAAATTGGGAGATTGAGATTtagtatcatgtttgttggttcgaggactggtactaaaatttttgtctctattcccaaaatttcagtatttcagtacctccaaaaagtagggacaccggagattaaaatttttagagatggagactgaaactttaataacattttatatctaaaatacctttatttcaattaattaattctaattttatcctttatacaaattaaattagaatttcattcttgttttaatttcttcCACTTTGCACCAAATAGAATACTaagatttatttcaatctctgtctcttagtctctgtctctccaccatATCCTACCTTATAAAACAACAACATAATTATTGTATacttattaaaacaaaaaatttaaaacattttatttcactaataataatattaacatatatttttaagatatatattagttaaattttttgtaaaaaatataaaaaatgactaattttcaattctattttaCTTTCCAATTGTTGAGTCGCACTCAATCAAATAGTTGACTAGTTATTGCTCAAAATAtgtacttctttttcaaaataaatgtttgttgttttttaaaattcattCGGTATGAATCTAGACAAAGGTATTGTCTAAATAGGTTAATTCTTTTAATGAACTTAAAAtagtacaaaaaatattttgaaaaagaataaaGTAATGTTATGTGATTGCACATTTACACCATTTTTTAGCTGAATTGAACCAATGTAACAATGATACAATTGGTGGGTAAAATAAATCCACTAGATtacaagagagagagagagagagagattatctagtattttttatacaaaataacatatataaatatatacagtttatcataatataaaaataatacatgaTTAGTTAttgtataaattattttatatgattgtacataaaaattaaatttaaatatatataccattatattatatatataattggaATATAAAACAGATTGATGTCTAATGTTTTTCTAAAAcatctttctttatttataaaaaatatattttttgtaattttcaGTACCTGAATCCAAACCCACTCAAATTGAGTTACTTACTATTtcaattagttttatttttattaattttatacacAACAAACAAAATAGTGAATTACTAGTATATAAACTTATCACAGCTAATTcagtaaaaattttattattcatggtaatttttttaaaaaacatattatgggaaaaaacaaaagaaattaaaatgaaagGGTAGCTGGGTAGGGTAGGGTAACAGATTGGAAGAAATGAGAGGCGCAGAAAGGTAAACGTCGTCGTATTAGGTGATGAGCAGAGGAGAacaaaaaagtataaaaatggATGAAAAGGAACAAAACTGAAAGTAGCAATCATAATTCACAGATTATAGGTAGTGTTCTGTTCCTATTCCATTCCATGCCTAGTAGCTAGTACCCTTCCTTCGCGTTAGTTACGGTCATACAGATATAAGGGTTTTTGTAGGGTTTACCCTCTTATTATCCAtcttttcttctattctcttcAACAATGGGGTCTTTGGATAACGTAGCCGACAAACCAACAAAACaggaacaagaacaagaagaagaacgGGAACAGGAACCCATACTGAAGGAACAAACGCAGCGGTTTTGTATGTTCCCCATTCGGTACAAGCAACTCTGGGAGATGTATAAGAAGGCCGAAGCCAGTTTCTGGACCGGTCCGTACACTTTCTTCACCTTCTATTCCActtcttaatttcattttctttgttttcccTGCAATTCTTGTAGTAATGATTTCTCTCTTTGAACTTTTTTATTTCCCGTACACTGGTGAGTGGTGATTGTAGTCTGAAAAAATTTACACATGGTGAATGGGGCTTATATTCTTCCAAATTAAAGTAATCTCATTTCTTGCCTTGATTAATTTTGCGTTTACCTTTGGGACCAACAATACAGGAGTAATTAGGTATTTTACATAGGCAAGAAGTTACCAATTTTCACATATCTCACTCAAATGGTCatccaaaataataaatatgattGATTTATTATGCAATATGGTGTCTTCTTACATAGCTTGCAAATAATTTGACAGCCGAAGAGGTTGATCTGTCCTATGACGTGCAACATTGGGAAACTTTGTCGGATTCTGAGAAGCACTTCATAACTCATGTCCTAGCTTTTTTCGCTGCATCTGATGGAATTGTATTGGAGAATTTGGCTGCAAGGTTTCTGAATGATGTTCAGATTCCAGAGgtaatattttaagtttgttgGATGGACTCTGCATGCTTTAATTCTGATCCCACTTTTTATGTAACATaactttttctttcaatttttcatttaatGTTCTTTGTTACGAAggctttttcctttttgttttttctactGAGAAACAAGAGGTAAGTAATGTCTTTTAACTATTTGTTCCTTGAATTATgattctcttttttcttttgctgctgCCACTTCATTAGCATTTAACCATAAGAATATAATTATTGGCAGGCTCGGGCATTCTATGGGTTTCAAATAGCAATGGAAAATATTCATTCTGGTATAGATATGTACTTGAtgtcttcttttcttccttaaCATAATATCTGCTTTCTGCCTGATATGAGGTTTGTTTTTACAGAGATGTACAGCTTGCTGTTGGAGACATATATTAAAGATTCAAAAGAGAAGCATAGACTATTCAATGCAATTGAAAATCTTCCTTGTGTTGCAAGGAAAGCAGCGTGGGCAGTAAATTGGATTCATAggtgattttttattttctttgttattattCATCATAGGTGAAAGTTAATCTAATTGCACTCTGAATAACATGACTGATACGGTTGTTAAGAGAATGAACCTCTTAAAACCGGGCCATGTCTAGAAAATTTGATTGGTCAATTGGTCAGCCTGTCAGGCCCAAATACTGATTAAAGCCAGGTTTGTAAGACATGGTTGGCGCATTTGGGCCATTTCTTTTTTGCTGGTCTACTGTACCATTGCCATTCATTGAGCCAGCAGAGGCTGGCCCGCACAACAAAAGGATGGGTCATGAATGTTTGAGCCAGAATAATTTCCTGTATTTTAGTCAACTTTCCTGCTTTTAGTTTTaaattgaaagataaaaaagaaatagGAAAGGAAAGAAGATAGCACTTCTTGTGCAGAATTGTTTGTTGTTAATGTCTTAATAGTCTTAGTAACTTCTGTATTCTGTTATGTATTGTAGTTATGTgatctttgttagtttttgctttGTGTCTTCTAAGGGAACATAGAAATTGCTTTCTCCTAACTTGTTGCAATGCATGTGCCACAGTTCTCATTCATTTGCAGAGAGACTTGTTGCTTTTGCATGTGTTGAAGGGATATTTTTCTCTGGAAGGTAGTCacctcaagaaaaagaaaaactaatCAGGCTTCTTTAATGTGATTTATAATGGTCTTGTCCTACGTTTcgcctaattttttttttcactctcTGGGTTTGCTTTCAGCTTCTGTGCTATATTCTGGCTTAAAAAGAGAGGTTTAATGCCGGGTTTGACATTTTCAAATGAGCTAATCTCTAGAGATGAGGGGCTTCATTGTGACTTTGCTTGCCTTCTGTACAGGTAATGCTGACTTTGTTCATTGATATTTCTATATAGAACAATGTATGTTATCTATTACTAGAATACATTTGATTTGGAGGATTGATAAAGCATTGGTGGGACATTGATTAGTCTGTTCACTTCAATTTTCTGCAGTTTGTTACGGAAGCAGCTAGATTCTGAAAAAGTTCATAAGCTTGTAGATGATGCTGTTGAAATCGAAACCGAGTTTGTGTGCGATGCCCTGCCTTGTGCATTGATTGGAATGAACTCAGAGCTCATGAGTCAGTACATAAAATTTGTTGCAGACAGGCTATTGGTATGATACTAAAGTTTCAGTTTCACTTTGCCTGGGTAAGATGGGAAGGGAAGTTGATTCTCTCCCCCACTTCCCTGTCCTAAGATGGTTAATCGCTTTTCTTTTTGCCCTTTCAGGTTGCCTTGGGGTACGAGAAAAAGTACAATGTTGACAATCCCTTTGATTGGATGGAGTTTATTTCCTTGCAGTGAGTATTTAGTAGATAAGGTTTCTTAATTCTTGTACTACTATTGTTTTATCTTGGAAAAACCATGCGTTTTGAAATTGAGTAATATACTCAAAGCTTTATGGAAAAGAGATTTGCTTAAGCTTTCCAGCTTTTCTTGGTTGCTTGAGATGtttatcttaatttttgcaCTTGATCGTGCAGAGGAAAGACTAACTTCTTTGAGAGAAGAGTGGGTGATTATCAGAAGGCATCTGTAATGTCAAGCCTCCAAGATAGTGGGAAGAACTTTGTTTTCAAGCTTGACGAGGACTTCTAATCATGCTTGTTCTGTTACTGCTTCAATTAGTAGGAAGATGTTGAATTGGGCGTCAGAATTTTTGTTTGTCGTTTTTTGAGCAACATTTTAGTCCACACATGCAAATTGTTCCTAGCGGGCTAGTTGGTAGGTCTCGTACCTTAAATCAGGTCACTTGTATAATATGTTTAGTTCTATTGTTCAATGGAATGTAATATTTCTAGTGGTTGCAAACACGGCCATAATACAGATATTCCTGGCTTCCATTGTTAAAATGACTCTCTCAACTGGGAACAACAAATATACAAATTACTTTTTAGGActttattagattttttttttctggaaATGATCGGAGTTTATTGCATGTACACCAGAATAGCAGTTAGAATTTGATGtatatagtttttttttgtcTATAAATAATACTTTTCATTTGATAGTATTGTCTTCTAGTTTACCTATATAAAAATTAACTTGTATATTAAAAGTAGTTATTAATTCGTCATTCtcattatatataaaatacatatttgatattttataaaaaaaattattatactattataattTTGTTATCACAGActtgattattttaatataaatataataaataaagaaataataattaatttggtagatgatttttaatatatataaactaTTTCCTGTTAAAAAGCAACTTGCAGACGCAACTATACAATTAATTTATTCATAACGAAAGTGCATCTTAAATCTTAATTCTTACTTGTAGGAGCAGAATTGCCATCACACAAAAGAAACCGATAAACTACAAACGTTAAGCTAAGTTGTTTAACAAGTTAATACTAGTTTGAATAAACTAATTGGTATTTAAAGAAGTATTAGGAAGGCCTAACTATTGATGAAAGTAGAGTTGGTGGTGTCTGGCGTGATTCACTGATTCCAAGCGAATGTGCAAAATTGTAAATGACGACCATCAAAGAAACCACTTGCCAATGGTGGGGGCTTTTCTCCACAAACAAGCACAGACCAAGTCTGCTTTCtcaattcttatttcttatGATTAGCATTACCGAGTGTACAAAGTTATTACGATCCCACTTCAGATAACGACGTTAGTGTTCATGAAAACAATCCTACagaaatattttaattttgtaatgtAATTATGTGGTTCACAGCTCACTTATTACTGGATATAGCACAACATCTATGTTTGATTGCATTACGGGTAGAAAAAATATCATGTAACTGTTTGCTTGATCAAACAGGAGTGAAGCACATGGCATAGGAATCAATTAAAAGGCACTTGTACTTTACCTACCATCAATTCAATCATAAGCCGCATAGACACACAAGGGGGATGAAGGTTGGGGAGAATGCTTCAAGTTCCGATAGTGGAACAAAAGGCAGGCAAAAATGTGGGACCCACGTGACCTGAGTGAGTAGTGCTATATAGTGGTGCAGTCATCATCTCTACCTAACCCAACAACCATGGTTCGTTGCAAAATGTCATCGCCTCAAAAGTTCAACCACCCTGCTATATATCTCTGCAAATTCCTTATGATAGTACACTTGAGTTGACAGTGTTAAGTGGGTCCCACGCAAATACTCCTCGGCCTCCATCTACAGTGTGGAGATCCAATCGCTTTGAATCTTACTCTCTGTCCTTATCCCCAAACCACGATTCTTTCTCTCTTCATTGGAAGGCCAAAGTAGTAATTTAATTCCACGGGGAAGCtgacttttcttttgtttctagTACATGAACACTCATATGAAACAACCGATCTACACACTGAAAGTGAATCTTGGAACCTTACATAGTAATAATAGTAGCAATTATACTACTGAATGGGCGAAGGATGGAGCTGTGCGGAGGAATGAGGCCGTGGGGAGAGGTGGTAGTGGAGGTGACGAAGGCGGCGCAGAAAAAGGAGACCGATGCGGTGCTGTGGGCGGTTGAGGTGTATTCAAATCTGAAGGCGGCTGGAGAGTCCCTCCCCTCCTTGGAGCTGGCGGAGGTGCTAGTCTCCTACATATGCTGGGACAACAATGTTCCAATTCTCTGGAAGTTTCTAGAAAAAGCCCTTCTTCTCAACTTCGTTCCACCGATtttccttctctctcttctatctCTCAGGTTTCTCTCTTATTGTGTGTATCTGATATTCTGATATAACATGACTCAATGACTCATCTCATGTAAATTATTGATTGATTTATCGGTGTTTTTGCAGGGTTATTCCATGTAGACGCTCTCAACCTGC
Above is a genomic segment from Arachis stenosperma cultivar V10309 chromosome 1, arast.V10309.gnm1.PFL2, whole genome shotgun sequence containing:
- the LOC130970596 gene encoding ribonucleoside-diphosphate reductase small chain A, with the translated sequence MGSLDNVADKPTKQEQEQEEEREQEPILKEQTQRFCMFPIRYKQLWEMYKKAEASFWTAEEVDLSYDVQHWETLSDSEKHFITHVLAFFAASDGIVLENLAARFLNDVQIPEARAFYGFQIAMENIHSEMYSLLLETYIKDSKEKHRLFNAIENLPCVARKAAWAVNWIHSSHSFAERLVAFACVEGIFFSGSFCAIFWLKKRGLMPGLTFSNELISRDEGLHCDFACLLYSLLRKQLDSEKVHKLVDDAVEIETEFVCDALPCALIGMNSELMSQYIKFVADRLLVALGYEKKYNVDNPFDWMEFISLQGKTNFFERRVGDYQKASVMSSLQDSGKNFVFKLDEDF